A single window of Hemibagrus wyckioides isolate EC202008001 linkage group LG28, SWU_Hwy_1.0, whole genome shotgun sequence DNA harbors:
- the LOC131348762 gene encoding prostaglandin-H2 D-isomerase-like isoform X1, whose product MYPPGEVLLQTPLLFFSLTRGFCSALLSSIHSGVTMATTMLGLLGVFLFIFTTNTQLQVSADFNISKVEGKWYQTGVATNAKWFTDSKWMKKVSVAILTPTANGDVNMNGSVILTENSKDTSCLRFNLFLKKTKTTGKFILYNTRFQTRNDLYAFWM is encoded by the exons ATGTATCCTCCAGGTGAAGTTCTTCTCCAGACTCCTCTTTTGTTCTTCAGTCTGACTCGAGG TTTCTGCTCAGCACTGCTCTCCAGCATTCACTCTGGAGTCACCATGGCGACCACAATGCTGGGACTTCTGGgagtttttctctttatttttaccacaaacacacaactacaaGTGTCGGCCGACTTCAACATCAGcaag GTGGAAGGAAAGTGGTACCAGACAGGTGTAGCCACCAACGCCAAGTGGTTCACAGACAGTAAATGGATGAAGAAGGTGTCTGTCGCTATCCTGACTCCCACTGCTAACGGAGACGTGAACATGAACGGCTCAGTGATcct gactgagaaCAGTAAAGACACATCCTGTCTGAGGTTTAATCTTTTTCTGAAGAAAACCAAAACCACAGGAAAATTTATCCTCTACAACACCC gtttccAGACTAGGAATGATTTGTATGCGTTTTGGATGTGA
- the LOC131348762 gene encoding prostaglandin-H2 D-isomerase-like isoform X2: MATTMLGLLGVFLFIFTTNTQLQVSADFNISKVEGKWYQTGVATNAKWFTDSKWMKKVSVAILTPTANGDVNMNGSVILTENSKDTSCLRFNLFLKKTKTTGKFILYNTRFQTRNDLYAFWM; the protein is encoded by the exons ATGGCGACCACAATGCTGGGACTTCTGGgagtttttctctttatttttaccacaaacacacaactacaaGTGTCGGCCGACTTCAACATCAGcaag GTGGAAGGAAAGTGGTACCAGACAGGTGTAGCCACCAACGCCAAGTGGTTCACAGACAGTAAATGGATGAAGAAGGTGTCTGTCGCTATCCTGACTCCCACTGCTAACGGAGACGTGAACATGAACGGCTCAGTGATcct gactgagaaCAGTAAAGACACATCCTGTCTGAGGTTTAATCTTTTTCTGAAGAAAACCAAAACCACAGGAAAATTTATCCTCTACAACACCC gtttccAGACTAGGAATGATTTGTATGCGTTTTGGATGTGA
- the LOC131348577 gene encoding prostaglandin-H2 D-isomerase-like isoform X1, protein MYPPGEVLLQTPLLFFSLTRGFCSALLSSIHSGVTMATTMLGLLGVFLFIFTTNTQLQVSADFNISKVEGKWYQTGVATNAKWFTDSKWMKKVSVAILTPTANGDVNMNGSVILTENSKDTSCLRFNLFLKKTKTTGKFILYNTRFQTRNDL, encoded by the exons ATGTATCCTCCAGGTGAAGTTCTTCTCCAGACTCCTCTTTTGTTCTTCAGTCTGACTCGAGG TTTCTGCTCAGCACTGCTCTCCAGCATTCACTCTGGAGTCACCATGGCGACCACAATGCTGGGACTTCTGGgagtttttctctttatttttaccacaaacacacaactacaaGTGTCGGCCGACTTCAACATCAGcaag GTGGAAGGAAAGTGGTACCAGACAGGTGTAGCCACCAACGCCAAGTGGTTCACAGACAGTAAATGGATGAAGAAGGTGTCTGTCGCTATCCTGACTCCCACTGCTAACGGAGACGTGAACATGAACGGCTCAGTGATcct gactgagaaCAGTAAAGACACATCCTGTCTGAGGTTTAATCTTTTTCTGAAGAAAACCAAAACCACAGGAAAATTTATCCTCTACAACACCC gtttccAGACTAGGAATGATTTGTAA
- the LOC131348577 gene encoding prostaglandin-H2 D-isomerase-like isoform X2 yields MATTMLGLLGVFLFIFTTNTQLQVSADFNISKVEGKWYQTGVATNAKWFTDSKWMKKVSVAILTPTANGDVNMNGSVILTENSKDTSCLRFNLFLKKTKTTGKFILYNTRFQTRNDL; encoded by the exons ATGGCGACCACAATGCTGGGACTTCTGGgagtttttctctttatttttaccacaaacacacaactacaaGTGTCGGCCGACTTCAACATCAGcaag GTGGAAGGAAAGTGGTACCAGACAGGTGTAGCCACCAACGCCAAGTGGTTCACAGACAGTAAATGGATGAAGAAGGTGTCTGTCGCTATCCTGACTCCCACTGCTAACGGAGACGTGAACATGAACGGCTCAGTGATcct gactgagaaCAGTAAAGACACATCCTGTCTGAGGTTTAATCTTTTTCTGAAGAAAACCAAAACCACAGGAAAATTTATCCTCTACAACACCC gtttccAGACTAGGAATGATTTGTAA
- the LOC131348493 gene encoding lipocalin-like, whose amino-acid sequence MATTMLGLLGVFLFIFTTNTQLQVSADFNISKVEGKWYQTGVATNAKWFTDSKWMKKVSVAILTPTANGDVNMNGSVILTENSKDTSCLRFNLFLKKTKTTGKFILYNTRFQTRNDLYVLDVKYDEYIIVQNRWNIKEGVVFINKLLTRTPVVNPLIKQKFMQISKSNKNTAEKIVILPMKGECV is encoded by the exons ATGGCGACCACAATGCTGGGACTTCTGGgagtttttctctttatttttaccacaaacacacaactacaaGTGTCGGCCGACTTCAACATCAGcaag GTGGAAGGAAAGTGGTACCAGACAGGTGTAGCCACCAACGCCAAGTGGTTCACAGACAGTAAATGGATGAAGAAGGTGTCTGTCGCTATCCTGACTCCCACTGCTAACGGAGACGTGAACATGAACGGCTCAGTGATcct gactgagaaCAGTAAAGACACATCCTGTCTGAGGTTTAATCTTTTTCTGAAGAAAACCAAAACCACAGGAAAATTTATCCTCTACAACACCC gtttccAGACTAGGAATGATTTGTACGTTTTGGATGTGAAGTATGATGAATACATAATCGTCCAGAACAGATGGAACATAAAGGAAGGAGTCGTCTTCATAAACAAGCTCTTAA ccCGTACGCCAGTGGTCAATCCATTAATTAAGCAGAAGTTCATGCAGATTTccaaatcaaacaaaaacactgcagagaAGATCGTCATCCTCCCGATGAAGG gtGAATGTGTTTGA